The following are encoded in a window of Halorarum salinum genomic DNA:
- a CDS encoding DNA polymerase II large subunit, which yields MRPDDERYFAGIEERLDEAFERAEAAKAQGKDPETEIEIPVARDMADRVENILGIPGVAERVRELEGEMSREEAALELVTDFVDGEVGDFDSREGKIEGAVRTAVALLTEGVVAAPIEGIDRVELLTNDDGTEFVNVYYAGPIRSAGGTAQALSVLVADYARSLLDVEEYAARSDEVERYAEEVALYDKETGLQYTPKDEETRFIAKHMPIMLDGEATGDEEVSGFRDLERVDTNSARGGMCLVMAEGIALKAPKIQRYTRQLDEVDWPWLQDLIDGTYYESDGAEADGADGDDAGDGDGDGDEEAAAHAESDGSGDDGPVDDSPDGPNRVEPASKFLRDLIAGRPVFGHPSEAGGFRLRYGRARNHGFATAGVHPATMHLVDDFLATGTQIKTERPGKAGGVVPVDSIEGPTVRLANGDVRRVDDPAEALEVRNGVEEILDLGEYLVNFGEFVENNHPLAPASYVREWWEQDVAAAGADLQALRDDPRLDLTDPDAERALAWAEEYDAPLHPAYTYLWHDVSVEEFDALADAAAAGDVTGDVLAIENVDGVRRTLETLLVEHTQTPDALRVPDFRPLLRQLGVTDGLNREWELSDLTEEAREWAGGDDAVKAVNEVAPFEVRERAPTRIGNRMGRPEKSESRELSPAVHALFPIRDFGGSQRSVGEAARERTDHGRGTFDVLVGERACPDCDEHTYENRCPECGTHTEPHFECEDCGTTCEPDESGRVECPRCEREVESPGWRRLDLNSTYRDALEAVGEREGSFEILKGVKGLTSANKTPEPLEKGVLRAKHGVSAFKDGTVRYDMTDLPVTSVRPEELDVTAEHFRELGYETDIDGEPLVHDEQLVELKVQDIVLSDGAAEHMMKTADFVDELLSDFYGLEPFYEVNERDDLVGELVFGMAPHTSAAVVGRVVGFTSAAVGYAHPYFHASKRRNCDGDEDCVMLLMDGLLNFSKQFLPDKRGGRMDAPLVMSSRIDPSEIDDEAHNMDVVRQYPREFYEATLEMADPGAVEDLIRLGEDTLGTDDEYRGFEHTHDTSDIALGPDLSAYKTLGSMMEKMDAQLELARKLRAVDETDVAERVIEYHFLPDLIGNLRAFSRQETRCLDCGEKYRRMPLTGDCRECGGRMTLTVHQGSVNKYMDTAIRVADEFDCREYTKQRLEILERSLESVFENDKNRPSTIADFM from the coding sequence ATGAGACCGGACGACGAGCGCTACTTCGCCGGCATCGAGGAGCGACTCGACGAGGCGTTCGAGCGCGCCGAGGCCGCGAAGGCGCAGGGGAAGGACCCCGAGACCGAGATAGAGATTCCGGTCGCCCGCGACATGGCCGACCGCGTCGAGAACATCCTCGGCATTCCCGGCGTCGCCGAGCGCGTCCGGGAGCTGGAGGGCGAGATGTCCCGCGAGGAGGCCGCCCTCGAACTGGTGACCGACTTCGTCGACGGCGAGGTCGGCGACTTCGACTCCCGCGAGGGGAAGATCGAGGGGGCGGTCCGGACCGCGGTCGCGCTGCTCACCGAGGGCGTCGTCGCTGCCCCCATCGAGGGCATCGACCGCGTCGAACTGCTGACGAACGACGACGGGACGGAGTTCGTGAACGTCTACTACGCCGGCCCGATCCGCTCGGCGGGCGGGACCGCGCAGGCGCTCTCGGTGCTCGTCGCCGACTACGCCCGGTCGCTGCTCGACGTCGAGGAGTACGCCGCGCGGAGCGACGAGGTGGAGCGGTACGCCGAGGAGGTCGCGCTGTACGACAAGGAGACCGGCCTCCAGTACACGCCGAAGGACGAGGAGACGAGGTTCATCGCGAAACACATGCCGATCATGCTGGACGGCGAGGCGACCGGGGACGAGGAGGTCTCCGGCTTTCGCGACCTCGAGCGAGTGGACACGAACTCCGCCCGCGGGGGGATGTGTCTCGTCATGGCGGAGGGCATCGCGCTGAAGGCGCCGAAGATCCAGCGCTACACCCGCCAGCTCGACGAGGTGGACTGGCCGTGGCTCCAGGACCTCATCGACGGCACGTACTACGAGAGCGACGGCGCCGAGGCGGACGGGGCCGACGGCGACGACGCCGGCGACGGAGACGGGGACGGGGACGAAGAGGCCGCCGCCCACGCCGAGAGCGACGGGAGCGGAGACGACGGCCCCGTGGACGACTCCCCGGACGGCCCGAACCGCGTCGAGCCGGCCTCGAAGTTCCTTCGGGACCTCATCGCCGGCCGGCCGGTGTTCGGCCACCCCTCGGAGGCGGGGGGGTTTCGTCTACGCTACGGCCGTGCACGCAACCACGGGTTCGCGACCGCGGGCGTCCACCCGGCGACGATGCATCTCGTCGACGACTTCCTCGCGACCGGGACCCAGATCAAGACCGAGCGGCCGGGGAAGGCCGGCGGGGTCGTCCCCGTCGACTCCATCGAGGGGCCGACCGTTAGGCTGGCCAACGGCGACGTGCGACGGGTCGACGACCCGGCGGAGGCGCTGGAAGTGCGGAACGGCGTCGAGGAGATCCTCGACCTGGGCGAGTACCTCGTGAACTTCGGCGAGTTCGTCGAGAACAACCACCCGCTCGCGCCCGCCTCCTACGTGCGGGAGTGGTGGGAGCAGGACGTCGCCGCCGCCGGCGCCGACCTCCAGGCGCTCCGGGACGACCCGCGGCTGGACCTGACGGACCCGGACGCCGAGCGGGCGCTCGCGTGGGCCGAGGAGTACGACGCCCCGCTCCACCCGGCGTACACGTACCTCTGGCACGACGTCTCGGTCGAGGAGTTCGACGCGCTCGCGGACGCGGCGGCGGCCGGTGACGTCACCGGCGACGTGCTGGCGATCGAGAACGTCGACGGCGTCCGGCGGACGCTCGAGACGTTGCTCGTCGAGCACACCCAGACGCCGGACGCCCTCCGAGTCCCCGACTTCCGCCCGCTGCTCCGACAGCTCGGCGTGACCGACGGACTGAACCGGGAGTGGGAGCTCTCGGACCTGACCGAGGAGGCCCGCGAGTGGGCCGGCGGCGACGACGCCGTGAAGGCGGTGAACGAGGTGGCGCCCTTCGAGGTGCGCGAGCGGGCGCCGACCCGCATCGGGAACCGGATGGGCCGCCCGGAGAAGTCCGAGAGTCGCGAACTGTCGCCCGCGGTCCACGCGCTGTTCCCCATCCGCGACTTCGGCGGCAGCCAGCGCTCGGTGGGCGAGGCCGCCCGCGAGCGGACCGACCACGGGCGGGGAACCTTCGACGTGCTCGTCGGCGAGCGCGCCTGCCCCGACTGCGACGAGCACACCTACGAGAACCGGTGTCCCGAGTGCGGGACCCACACCGAGCCGCACTTCGAGTGCGAGGACTGCGGGACGACCTGTGAGCCCGACGAGTCCGGCCGCGTCGAGTGCCCGCGCTGCGAACGGGAGGTCGAGAGCCCCGGCTGGCGACGGCTCGACCTCAACTCGACGTACCGGGACGCCCTGGAGGCCGTCGGCGAACGCGAGGGGAGCTTCGAGATCCTGAAGGGGGTGAAGGGGCTCACCTCCGCGAACAAGACGCCAGAGCCCCTGGAGAAGGGCGTGCTGCGTGCGAAACACGGCGTCTCCGCGTTCAAGGACGGCACCGTGCGCTACGACATGACCGACCTCCCGGTCACGTCGGTCCGGCCCGAGGAACTGGACGTGACCGCCGAACACTTCCGCGAACTCGGCTACGAGACCGACATCGACGGCGAGCCGCTGGTCCACGACGAGCAGCTGGTCGAGCTGAAGGTGCAGGACATCGTGCTTTCGGACGGCGCCGCCGAGCACATGATGAAGACGGCCGACTTCGTCGACGAGCTGCTGTCCGACTTCTACGGGCTGGAGCCGTTCTACGAGGTGAACGAGCGCGACGACCTCGTGGGGGAACTCGTGTTCGGGATGGCGCCCCACACGAGCGCGGCGGTCGTGGGGAGAGTCGTCGGATTCACGTCGGCCGCGGTCGGGTACGCTCATCCGTACTTTCACGCCTCGAAACGGAGGAACTGCGACGGCGACGAGGACTGCGTCATGCTCCTCATGGACGGACTCCTCAACTTCTCGAAACAGTTCCTCCCCGACAAGCGGGGAGGGAGAATGGACGCGCCGCTGGTGATGTCCTCGCGCATCGACCCCAGCGAGATCGACGACGAGGCGCACAACATGGACGTCGTCAGGCAGTACCCGCGGGAGTTCTACGAGGCGACCCTGGAGATGGCCGACCCCGGGGCGGTCGAGGACCTGATCCGGCTCGGCGAGGACACGCTCGGCACCGACGACGAGTACCGGGGGTTCGAGCACACCCACGACACCTCCGACATCGCGCTCGGCCCGGACCTCTCGGCGTACAAGACGCTCGGGTCGATGATGGAGAAGATGGACGCCCAGCTCGAACTCGCCAGAAAGCTCCGCGCGGTCGACGAGACGGACGTCGCCGAGCGGGTCATCGAGTACCACTTCCTGCCGGACCTCATCGGGAACCTCCGGGCGTTCTCCCGACAGGAGACGCGGTGTCTGGACTGCGGGGAGAAGTACCGCCGGATGCCGCTCACGGGCGACTGTCGGGAGTGTGGCGGCCGGATGACGCTGACGGTCCACCAGGGGTCGGTGAACAAGTACATGGACACCGCCATCCGGGTGGCCGACGAGTTCGACTGCCGGGAGTACACCAAACAGCGCCTGGAGATCCTGGAGCGGTCGCTGGAGTCGGTGTTCGAGAACGACAAGAATCGGCCCTCGACCATCGCCGATTTCATGTGA
- a CDS encoding sulfatase, translating to MSKEPGNVLLVVLDTVRKDRLGPYGYDRNTTPGLDAFVEEATVFENAVAPAPWTLPVHASLFTGMYPHRHGADQENPYLEGATTLAETLSAAGYETACYSSNAWITPYTHLTDGFDDQDNFFEVMPGDFLSGPLARAWKTMNDSETLRAVADKLVSLGNLAHERLASGEGADSKTPAVIDRTRSFVDDADARGDDWFAFINLMDAHLPYHPPREYADEYAPGVDSTEVCQNSKEFNAGARDIDDGEWADIRNLYDAEIAHIDDQLTRLFDWLKETDRWDETTVIVCADHGELHGEHDLYGHEFCLYDPLVNVPLLVKHPDLDGGRREDTVELLDLYHTVLDALDVEGGEPAAPGEEAIGLDRTRSLLSASYRAFADANDPDPGQAADPDGEFGFVEYSRPVVELNQLEEKAAAAGIDLPEDSRFYSRMRAARGTDAKYVRIDRIPDEAYRVDEDPGETDDLAGAGDDRIEAAESTLGAFESAGGGAWTDAVDDEVGDDSLDGMDDEAKERLRDLGYVE from the coding sequence ATGAGCAAGGAGCCCGGGAACGTCCTCCTCGTCGTGCTCGACACGGTCCGGAAGGACCGACTCGGCCCGTACGGATACGATCGGAACACGACGCCGGGGCTCGACGCGTTCGTGGAGGAGGCCACCGTCTTCGAGAACGCCGTCGCGCCGGCGCCGTGGACCCTCCCCGTCCACGCCTCGCTGTTCACGGGGATGTACCCCCACCGGCACGGCGCCGACCAGGAGAACCCGTATCTGGAGGGGGCGACGACGCTCGCGGAGACGCTGTCGGCGGCCGGCTACGAGACCGCCTGCTACTCATCGAACGCGTGGATCACGCCGTACACCCACCTCACGGACGGCTTCGACGATCAGGACAACTTCTTCGAGGTGATGCCCGGCGACTTCCTCTCGGGGCCGCTCGCGCGGGCCTGGAAGACGATGAACGACAGCGAGACGCTCCGGGCGGTCGCGGACAAACTCGTCTCGCTCGGCAACCTCGCCCACGAACGCCTCGCGTCGGGGGAGGGCGCCGACTCCAAGACGCCCGCGGTGATCGACCGGACGCGGTCGTTCGTCGACGACGCGGACGCCCGGGGGGACGACTGGTTCGCGTTCATCAACCTGATGGACGCCCACCTCCCGTACCACCCGCCCCGGGAGTACGCCGACGAGTACGCGCCGGGCGTCGACTCCACCGAGGTGTGCCAGAACTCGAAGGAGTTCAACGCGGGCGCACGCGACATCGACGACGGGGAGTGGGCCGACATCCGGAACCTCTACGACGCCGAGATCGCCCACATCGACGACCAGCTCACCCGGCTGTTCGACTGGCTGAAGGAGACCGACCGGTGGGACGAGACGACGGTGATCGTCTGTGCGGACCACGGCGAACTCCACGGCGAACACGACCTCTACGGCCACGAGTTCTGCCTGTACGACCCGCTCGTGAACGTCCCGCTGCTCGTGAAACATCCCGACCTCGACGGCGGACGCCGCGAGGACACCGTCGAACTGCTGGATCTCTATCACACCGTGCTCGACGCGCTCGACGTGGAGGGCGGCGAACCGGCCGCCCCGGGCGAGGAGGCGATCGGCCTCGATCGGACCCGCTCGCTGCTCTCCGCCTCGTACCGGGCGTTCGCCGACGCGAACGACCCGGACCCCGGACAGGCCGCGGACCCGGACGGCGAGTTCGGGTTCGTCGAGTACTCCCGACCCGTCGTCGAGCTGAACCAGCTCGAGGAGAAGGCCGCCGCGGCCGGCATCGACCTCCCCGAGGACTCCCGGTTCTACAGCCGGATGCGCGCGGCCCGGGGCACGGACGCGAAGTACGTCCGGATCGACCGCATCCCCGACGAGGCGTATCGAGTCGACGAGGACCCCGGGGAGACTGACGACCTCGCGGGCGCCGGCGACGACCGGATCGAGGCGGCCGAGTCGACGCTCGGCGCGTTCGAATCCGCCGGCGGCGGCGCGTGGACCGACGCGGTCGACGACGAGGTCGGCGACGACTCGCTCGACGGGATGGACGACGAGGCGAAGGAGCGGCTCCGCGACCTCGGCTACGTGGAGTAA
- a CDS encoding NifU family protein encodes MSTDSQEADDDLRERVTNFLRRNFPQIQMHGGSAAIQHLDRETGEIHIALGGACSGCGISPMTIQAIKSRMTKEIPEITQVHADTGMGGGADGDLGGMGHSDGGMSPSFPGESGDDDGESDEGPQAPF; translated from the coding sequence ATGAGCACCGACTCTCAGGAGGCCGACGACGACCTGCGCGAGCGGGTCACGAACTTCCTGCGGCGCAACTTCCCGCAGATCCAGATGCACGGCGGCAGCGCGGCCATCCAGCACCTCGACCGGGAGACCGGCGAGATCCACATCGCGCTCGGCGGCGCGTGTTCGGGCTGTGGCATCTCCCCGATGACCATCCAGGCCATCAAGTCGCGCATGACCAAGGAGATTCCCGAGATCACCCAGGTCCACGCCGACACCGGCATGGGCGGCGGCGCCGACGGCGACCTCGGCGGGATGGGCCACTCGGACGGCGGGATGTCCCCGTCGTTCCCGGGCGAGTCCGGCGACGACGACGGCGAGTCCGACGAAGGGCCGCAGGCCCCGTTCTAG
- a CDS encoding DUF7130 family rubredoxin-like protein, with protein MSDESLNVGVGQPVYTESGRKLGTVRGFDEGGFYVTTREGIVSLSIEHERAGHEVGEGELMWRCSDCGEMGDLDDEFPEACPNCGAPREHVYYWTED; from the coding sequence ATGAGCGACGAGTCACTCAACGTCGGCGTCGGCCAGCCGGTCTACACGGAATCGGGGCGAAAGCTCGGCACCGTCCGCGGCTTCGACGAGGGGGGATTCTACGTGACGACGCGGGAGGGCATCGTCTCGCTGTCGATCGAACACGAGCGCGCCGGCCACGAGGTCGGCGAGGGCGAACTGATGTGGCGCTGTAGCGACTGCGGCGAGATGGGCGACCTCGACGACGAGTTCCCCGAGGCGTGTCCCAACTGCGGCGCGCCCCGCGAACACGTCTACTACTGGACCGAGGATTGA
- a CDS encoding replication factor C small subunit: MSEADAEDGGAAPGREVWIEKYRPETLDDVSGHEDIVSRLRSYIERNDLPHLLFAGPAGVGKTTCAVAIAREIYGDDWRTNFLELNASDQRGIDVVRDRIKNFARSSFGGYDYRVIFLDEADSLTDDAQSALRRTMEQFSDNTRFILSCNYSSKIIDPIQSRCAVFRFSPLSDEAVEEQVRKIAGIEGIELTDDGLDALVYAANGDMRRAINSLQAAATTGEVVDEEAVYQITATARPEEIEAMVEDALEGDFSKSRATLDTLLTETGMAGGDVIDQLHRSVWDFGLTDREAVRLMERIGEADYRITEGANEQVQLEALLASLALDSEE; encoded by the coding sequence ATGAGCGAGGCCGACGCCGAGGACGGGGGGGCCGCGCCGGGCCGGGAGGTCTGGATCGAGAAGTACCGGCCGGAGACCCTCGACGACGTGAGCGGGCACGAGGACATCGTCTCGCGCCTGCGGAGCTACATCGAGCGGAACGACCTGCCGCACCTGCTGTTCGCGGGGCCGGCGGGCGTCGGGAAGACGACCTGCGCGGTCGCCATCGCCCGCGAGATCTACGGCGACGACTGGCGGACGAACTTCCTCGAACTGAACGCCTCCGACCAGCGCGGCATCGACGTCGTCCGGGACCGCATCAAGAACTTCGCGCGCTCGTCGTTCGGCGGCTACGACTACCGGGTCATCTTCCTCGACGAGGCCGACTCGCTGACCGACGACGCCCAGTCGGCCCTGCGCCGGACGATGGAGCAGTTCTCGGACAACACGCGCTTCATCCTCTCGTGTAACTACTCCTCGAAGATCATCGACCCCATCCAGTCGCGCTGTGCCGTCTTCCGCTTCTCGCCGCTCTCGGACGAGGCCGTCGAGGAGCAGGTCCGGAAGATCGCCGGGATCGAGGGCATCGAACTCACCGACGACGGGCTCGACGCGCTCGTCTACGCCGCGAACGGCGACATGCGCCGGGCGATCAACTCGCTCCAGGCGGCCGCGACGACCGGCGAGGTCGTCGACGAGGAGGCCGTCTACCAGATCACCGCGACGGCCCGTCCCGAGGAGATCGAGGCGATGGTTGAGGACGCGCTCGAGGGCGACTTCTCGAAGTCGCGCGCGACCCTGGACACGCTGCTGACGGAGACGGGGATGGCCGGCGGCGACGTCATCGACCAGCTCCACCGCTCGGTGTGGGACTTCGGGCTGACCGACCGGGAGGCCGTCCGCCTGATGGAGCGCATCGGCGAGGCCGACTACCGCATCACCGAGGGCGCGAACGAGCAGGTGCAACTGGAGGCGCTGCTCGCGTCGCTGGCGCTCGATTCCGAGGAGTAG
- a CDS encoding DUF7344 domain-containing protein, which produces MAGRGGSDERSADVVLDLLADQRRRDVLACLEGSTQSIPLTELAEDIAARENEGSLTEVPNAEVRTIQLSLHHVHLPKLDDAGAVEYDRDRNLTRASEPTDRVERALSLIEAVDER; this is translated from the coding sequence GTGGCAGGACGCGGTGGCTCGGACGAACGATCGGCCGATGTCGTTCTCGACCTCCTCGCCGATCAACGCCGTCGGGACGTCCTTGCGTGTCTGGAGGGAAGCACACAGTCAATACCGCTGACCGAGCTGGCCGAGGACATCGCCGCCCGTGAGAACGAAGGCTCACTAACGGAGGTTCCGAACGCGGAGGTGCGAACGATCCAACTGTCGCTCCACCACGTTCATCTCCCGAAACTGGATGATGCGGGTGCCGTCGAATACGATCGGGACCGTAACCTGACTCGGGCATCGGAACCGACCGACCGGGTCGAACGTGCGCTGTCCCTCATCGAAGCCGTCGACGAACGATAG
- a CDS encoding ketopantoate reductase family protein, which produces MDVLVFGAGALGSLVGGLLAREHAVTLVGRDPHVGRIREDGLRISGEFDAHVGPEAASEVDGLSADLALVTVKAYDTAAAAAALSGEGVDIDLVCSLQNGLTEGELRAALGDRVLAGTATYGAELVDPGRVRCTGVGRVHVGELDGGESDRAERVAAAFREAGLDCEADPGMPRRRWEKLAVNAGINAVSALARVRNGALAEPPAADVAERATREAARVARAEGVDLTGGDARAALRTVVGETAGNRSSMFQDVRAERRTEVDAINGAVVERGRKHGLETPTNRTLAELLGAWETARGLRPADGDRNR; this is translated from the coding sequence ATGGACGTCCTCGTCTTCGGCGCCGGCGCGCTCGGGAGCCTCGTCGGGGGCCTGCTCGCCCGCGAGCACGCGGTGACGCTCGTCGGGCGCGACCCGCACGTCGGGCGAATCCGCGAGGACGGGCTCCGCATCTCGGGGGAGTTCGACGCGCACGTCGGCCCCGAAGCGGCGAGCGAGGTCGACGGGCTCTCGGCCGACCTCGCGCTCGTGACGGTGAAGGCGTACGACACCGCCGCGGCGGCGGCGGCGCTCTCGGGCGAGGGGGTGGACATCGACCTCGTCTGCTCGCTCCAGAACGGGCTCACGGAGGGGGAGCTCCGGGCGGCCCTCGGCGACCGCGTGCTCGCGGGGACCGCCACCTACGGCGCCGAACTCGTCGATCCGGGCCGCGTCCGCTGTACCGGCGTCGGCCGGGTCCACGTCGGCGAACTCGACGGCGGGGAGAGCGACCGTGCCGAGCGCGTGGCGGCCGCGTTCCGCGAGGCGGGCCTCGACTGCGAGGCCGACCCCGGGATGCCCCGGCGGCGGTGGGAGAAGCTGGCGGTCAACGCCGGCATCAACGCCGTGTCCGCGCTCGCCCGGGTTCGAAACGGCGCGCTCGCGGAGCCGCCGGCCGCCGACGTCGCGGAGCGGGCGACCCGCGAGGCGGCCCGCGTCGCACGTGCGGAGGGCGTCGACCTGACCGGCGGGGACGCCCGCGCGGCGCTCCGGACGGTCGTCGGGGAGACGGCGGGCAACCGCTCGTCGATGTTCCAGGACGTGCGGGCCGAGCGCCGGACCGAGGTGGACGCGATCAACGGCGCCGTCGTCGAACGGGGCCGAAAGCACGGGCTGGAGACGCCGACGAACCGGACGCTCGCCGAACTGCTGGGAGCGTGGGAGACCGCTCGCGGCCTGCGGCCGGCCGACGGCGACCGGAACCGGTAG
- a CDS encoding DUF7504 family protein, protein MLEDSPLSIDAPPEGRSLLIAGPPMTGKYDLMYRLLGDAVERGIVISTGDVAADVRADFAEIGGLDPDEVGVVDCVSKQRGVETPVTDRVRYVSSPKNVTGIGMKFTDLFEVYREFDPPVGVGIHSLSELLMYLDPQDVYQFARVLTKQAESEGWFTVAVIGSTMHDEQTLHTMYEPFDTVVNTRENEGARELRVRDRSQVATAWTTF, encoded by the coding sequence ATGCTGGAGGACTCCCCGCTCTCGATCGACGCGCCTCCCGAGGGGCGGAGTCTCCTCATCGCCGGCCCCCCGATGACCGGCAAGTACGATCTCATGTACCGGCTGCTGGGGGACGCGGTCGAGCGGGGGATCGTCATCTCGACGGGCGACGTGGCCGCCGACGTTCGCGCGGACTTCGCCGAGATCGGCGGACTCGACCCGGACGAGGTGGGCGTCGTCGACTGCGTCTCGAAACAGCGGGGCGTCGAGACGCCCGTCACCGACCGGGTCCGGTACGTCTCCTCGCCGAAGAACGTCACCGGGATCGGGATGAAGTTCACCGACCTCTTCGAGGTGTACCGGGAGTTCGACCCCCCGGTCGGCGTGGGGATCCACTCGCTCTCGGAGCTCCTGATGTATCTCGACCCCCAGGACGTCTACCAGTTCGCTCGGGTGCTCACGAAGCAGGCCGAGAGCGAGGGCTGGTTCACCGTCGCCGTCATCGGCTCGACGATGCACGACGAGCAGACGCTCCACACGATGTACGAACCGTTCGACACCGTCGTCAACACCCGCGAGAACGAGGGTGCTCGCGAACTCCGCGTCCGGGACCGCTCGCAGGTCGCGACCGCCTGGACCACCTTCTGA
- a CDS encoding PPC domain-containing DNA-binding protein, with translation MDYREVEVEGEYLARLETGSDWRAEIEALADRVGVDAGWFTAMGAVRDAEVWYYDQEGTEYRSVTFDEPLEVAACVGNVSLLDGERFAHTHAVFSRRSGQAVAGHLDSGTVFAGEVYLRAFETPLERERDEVTDLDLWL, from the coding sequence ATGGACTATCGCGAGGTCGAGGTCGAGGGCGAGTACCTCGCGCGCCTCGAGACGGGGAGCGACTGGCGCGCCGAGATCGAGGCCCTGGCCGACCGCGTCGGCGTCGACGCGGGCTGGTTCACCGCCATGGGCGCCGTGCGGGACGCCGAGGTCTGGTACTACGACCAGGAGGGGACGGAGTACCGCTCGGTGACGTTCGACGAACCGCTCGAGGTCGCCGCCTGCGTCGGCAACGTCTCCCTGCTCGACGGCGAACGGTTCGCCCACACCCACGCCGTGTTCTCCCGCCGGAGCGGCCAGGCGGTGGCGGGTCACCTCGACTCGGGGACCGTCTTCGCGGGGGAGGTGTACCTCCGCGCGTTCGAGACCCCCCTGGAGCGGGAACGCGACGAGGTCACCGACCTCGACCTCTGGCTCTGA
- a CDS encoding Lrp/AsnC family transcriptional regulator codes for MVHDLDDVDRGILHALQANARNATAADIAHMVGTSASTVRNRIEYLEEGVIRGYHPELDYREAGFELHLFIVCRAPTAKRTELAERALELPGVINVREMTTGGHNIHIELVAVDSDAADEARAGIENLTDLEIVSTQIIKDLHTQPFNHFGADVVQD; via the coding sequence ATGGTTCACGACCTCGACGACGTCGACCGAGGTATTCTCCATGCTCTCCAGGCGAACGCACGGAACGCGACGGCCGCGGACATTGCCCACATGGTCGGAACCTCGGCAAGCACGGTGCGAAACCGTATCGAGTACCTCGAGGAGGGCGTGATTCGCGGCTACCATCCCGAACTCGATTACAGGGAGGCAGGGTTCGAGCTCCACCTTTTCATCGTCTGTCGAGCGCCGACAGCGAAACGAACCGAGTTGGCCGAGAGGGCGTTGGAACTTCCCGGCGTGATCAACGTCCGCGAGATGACGACCGGCGGCCACAACATCCACATCGAGTTGGTGGCCGTCGATTCCGACGCCGCTGACGAGGCCCGCGCGGGAATCGAGAACCTCACCGATCTCGAAATCGTGTCCACACAGATCATCAAGGATCTGCACACCCAACCGTTCAACCACTTCGGAGCTGACGTGGTCCAGGATTGA
- a CDS encoding DUF5783 family protein: protein MAEFDPEKFEDKYVHYFAELQRAYKNAFETMNDRYDSQLIHGIDQQVLNESEPFYDAESGAFRVELPEDPADRLTAVVVDDEKLAVTLDRYVDEIEAELYRVFDVEPPADGV, encoded by the coding sequence ATGGCCGAGTTCGACCCCGAAAAGTTCGAGGACAAGTACGTTCACTACTTCGCCGAACTCCAGCGCGCGTACAAGAACGCCTTCGAGACGATGAACGACCGGTACGACTCGCAGCTGATCCACGGCATCGACCAGCAGGTTCTGAACGAGAGCGAACCGTTCTACGACGCCGAGTCGGGGGCCTTCCGGGTCGAACTCCCGGAGGACCCGGCCGACCGGCTCACGGCGGTCGTCGTCGACGACGAGAAGCTCGCGGTGACCCTGGACCGGTACGTCGACGAGATCGAGGCCGAACTGTACCGCGTGTTCGACGTCGAACCGCCGGCTGACGGCGTGTAG
- a CDS encoding HalOD1 output domain-containing protein, producing the protein MESVRVSTEIVERIATREGVDPVDLDVPLYEAIDTDALEALTNGPGDRHPRAHLRVRFAFYGYAVTVDGSGSVFIDEQPPGAETDESSREEPVDT; encoded by the coding sequence ATGGAATCAGTACGGGTTTCCACCGAGATCGTCGAGCGAATCGCTACGCGTGAAGGTGTTGACCCGGTCGACCTCGACGTTCCGCTGTACGAGGCGATCGATACGGACGCGCTCGAAGCGCTCACGAACGGTCCTGGCGATCGACACCCACGGGCACACCTCCGCGTCCGGTTCGCGTTCTACGGGTACGCAGTCACCGTCGACGGGAGCGGGAGCGTTTTCATCGACGAGCAGCCACCGGGGGCGGAAACGGACGAGTCGTCGAGGGAGGAACCGGTCGACACCTGA